One Aegilops tauschii subsp. strangulata cultivar AL8/78 chromosome 7, Aet v6.0, whole genome shotgun sequence genomic window carries:
- the LOC109780288 gene encoding uncharacterized protein, producing MEHLRRLAQFLLASARGDGAGRRRPGPGRRRRGRLGARRHGDSSPTAPRRSAPGPLTPLLAGVSAAASAQPLVSDPQLRLGGEEPFDDLDACSVDHNHCFRKKAAWIGDMYFGLGSSKAAIFAHLY from the exons ATGGAGCATCTCCGCCGCCTCGCCCAGTTCTTGCTCGCCTCAGCTCGCGGGGATGGAGCAGGACGGCGCCGCCCAGGCCCAGGACGACGGCGCCGTGGACGGCTGGGCGCACGACGGCACGGAGACTCCTCCCCTACAGCACCCCGGCGGAGTGCCCCGGGGCCGTTGACCCCCCTCCTTGCCGgcgtctccgccgccgcctccgcgcagCCGCTCGTGAGCGACCCTCAACTACGACT CGGTGGGGAGGAGCCCTTCGACGACCTTGACGCCTGCTCCGTCGACCACAACCACTGCTTCCGCAAGAAAG CCGCATGGATTGGGGATATGTACTTCGGTTTGGGTTCATCAAAAGCGGCAATTTTTGCGCATTTGTATTAA